The Microlunatus soli genome contains the following window.
GCAACGGGGCCAGGATGGATGCGATCCGCCCGAAGGCGGTGGCGCTGCCGGCACCGGTCGCCCGCAGCGCCGTCGGATAGCTCTCCGGGGTGACGGCGTACAACGCTCCCCAGGCGCCGAGATTGAAGAAGGACAGGGCGATCCCGCTGGCCAGGATCAACGCCGGCTGGTCGCTCAGCCCGAAGGCGACCGCGGACAGTGCCGAACCGGCCAGGAAGGTGATCAACACCGGCCGCCGTCCCCACTTTTCGATCAGATAGGCCGCGGCGGCGTAGCCGGGCAGTTGGGCCAACGTGATGATCAAGGTGTACTGGAAGGACTTCACCATCGGGAAGCCGCCGGCGACCAGCAGTGTCGGGATCCAGGTGAACGCACCGTAGTAGGCGAAATTGACCCCGAACCAGGTCAGCCACAACGCGATCGTCCGGCGCCGGAGTCCGGCCGTCCACAGTGCCTTGATCGGCACCCGCGGGTCGGCGCGGACCGCTGCCGGTGGTTGTTCGCGGTCGTCTGTGGTGCTGTCGTCGACGCCGGCGGAGCGTTCGAAGCGGCGGACCGCCTCTTCGGCTTCGGCGTGCCGGTTGCGGCGTTCCAGGAAACGCACCGACTCGGGCAGGCCGCGACGGACGAACAGTGCGTAGATCGCGGGCAACAACCCGACGGCGAACGCCCACCGCCACCCGTCGGCGGACTGAGGGACCACGAGATAGCCGATCAGCGCGGCTGCGATCCAGCCGACTGCCCAGAACGACTCGAGGATGACGATCACCCGACCACGGATCCGAGCGGGTGCGTACTCGCTGACCAGGGTGGAGGCGACCGGTAGCTCGGCACCGAGTCCGAGGCCGACGATGAAGCGCAGCACCAACAGCACCGCGATCCCACCGGCCAACGCGGAGGCGCCGGTGGCGACGCCGTACACCAGCAGGGTGAGGGCGAACACCGACCGTCGTCCGAACCGGTCTGCGAGCAGGCCGCCGAAGGCGGCGCCCAGCGCCATCCCGACGAAGCCGATCGAGGCGAGCCAGGACAGTTGCCCGGTGCCCAGTGCCCATTGCTTGGCCAGCGCGGCCAGGACGAACGACACGATGCCGACGTCCATCGCGTCCAGGGCCCAGCCGATCCCTGCGCCGCCGACCAGACGGCGGTGCGCTCCGGTGAAGGGCAGCCGGTCCAGACGTTCGGTCCGGGTCGGCGGTGCGGCGGTCGACGCCATTGATCAACTCCTCGGCAGCAGACGTCCGGCGCCGATGAAGTCCGGCCGGCACGCCCGGTCGGTCAGAGTATCGCGGTCCGGCGTCGGCTGTCGGCTCGGCTGTCCGCCGCCGGATCGATTCGCTACTGGGAAAGGCCGCGATCACGTGGCACGATCACTGGTGTGCCGAATTCATCCGATCAACAGCGGCTCCGTGATCTGGCACTGCTGCGTCGGGTGCGGGATCGGATCGATCGTGAATACGCCCAGCCGCTGGATGTGGAGGCGCTGGCCCGTGGGGTGAACCTGTCGGCCGGCCATCTCAGCCGTGAGTTCCGGCGCGCGTACGGGGAGTCGCCGTACAGCTATCTGATGACGCGCAGGATCGAGCGGGCGATGGCCCTGCTGCGCCAGGGGGACCTCAGTGTCACCGACGTCTGCTTCGCCGTCGGCTGTTCGTCGTTGGGGACGTTCAGCACCCGGTTCGCCGAGCTGGTCGGGATGCCGCCGAGCGTGTACCAGCGACAGGCCGGTGACGTGGCCGAAGGTCTGCCGGCGTGTGAGGCGAAGAAGGTCACCAGACCGGTCAGGAATCGAGAAGCACCGGCACTGCTGCCGCCACTACCGTGAACCCATGGACAACCGCCCTCTGCAGATCACTATCGACACCACCGTCCTGCCGCATGTCGATCCCGAGGAGTCGCTGACCTTCTGGCGTGACGTGCTCGGCTTCGAGGTCCGCAGCGACGTCGGCCAGGGCACCATGCGGTGGATCGTGGTCGGGCCCGTCGGTCAGCCCGACACCTCGATCCTGCTCTCACCGGCGAACGCCGACCCCGGCATCACCGAGGACGAGCGGCGCACGATCGCCGAGATGATGGCCAAGGGGACCTACGGCTGGATCCTGTTGGCCAGCAAGGACGTCGACGCCGACTTCGACAGGATCCAGGCGGCCGACGCCGAGGTGGTGCAGGAACCGACCGACCAGCCGTACGGAGTGCGGGACTGCGCCTTCCGGGACCCGGCGGGAAATCTGGTCCGGCTCAAACAGGCCGGCTGATTCCGATGTGCCTGAAGGGGTTTGACCCCGCAGCCGTGGCGCCCGTGGTGACGACGGCGGAGCAGCAGCGGCTGGCCGAGTTGGTCCGGATCCGTCGGTTGCGGGACCGACTGCAGCGCAACGACACACGGACCCGACCGGGAGTGAAGCTAAGGTTGCCGAGACCCTCGCGAATGCCTGAGCCCGACGGCGCCGGGCTCGGACCCGAATGATCACCACCGACACAAATGATCACGACCTGCCCGACCTGAATTGACCCCGTACCGACCTGATGCGACCTGGAGACACCGATGACCGATGCCGCCAAGAAGACCTCGACGTCCACCGTTCACCAGGCCGACAGCCACGACCTGATCCGGGTGCACGGCGCCCGGGTGAACAACCTCAAGGACATCAGCGTGGAGATCCCCAAGCGGCGGCTGACCGCGTTCACCGGTGTGTCCGGGTCGGGCAAGAGTTCGTTGGTGTTCGGCACCATCGCCGCGGAGTCGCAGCGGATGATCAACGAGACCTACAGCGCGTTCGTCCAGGGCTTCATGCCGCGCCAGGACCGTCCCGATGTCGACGTGCTGGACGGTCTGACGACGGCGATCATCGTGGATCAGGAACGGATGGGCGCCGATCCGCGGTCGACGGTCGGCACCGCCACCGATACCGGCGCGATGCTGCGGATCCTGTTCAGCAGGCTCGGCGAGCCGCATATCGGATCGGCCCAGGCATTCTCGTTCAACGTCGCCTCGATCAGCGGTGCCGGTGCTGTCACCATCGAACGCGGCGGGCAGTCGATCAAGGAACGACGCGACTTCGCCATCGTCGGCGGCATGTGTCCGCGCTGCGAGGGGCGGGGCTCGGTCAGCGACTTCGATCTGTCCGCGCTGTACGACGACACCCTGTCCCTGAACGACGGTGCGTTGACCATCCCCGGCTACAGCATGGACGGCTGGTACGGACGGATCTTCCGGGGCTGTGGCTTCTTCGACCCGGACAAGCCGATCGGCAAGTTCTCCAAGCGGGAGAAGGATGCGTTGCTCTACAAGGAGCCGACCCGGATCAAGGTCGAGGGCATCAACGTCACTTACGAGGGTCTGATCCCCAAGATCACCAAGTCGATGCTGTCCAAGGACCGGGACGCGATGCAGCCGCACATCCGCGCGTTCGTCGACCGGGCGATCACCTTCGACACCTGCCCCGACTGCGGCGGCACCCGGCTGAGCGAGGCTGCGCGGTCGTCCAAGATCAACGGCATCAACATCGCCGACGCGTGCGCGATGCAGATCAGCGATCTTGCTGCCTGGGTCCGCGAGCTGGACGACCCGTCGGTGGCGCCGCTGCTGACCTCATTGCGCGAGACACTGGACTCCTTCACCGAGATCGGCCTGGGTTACCTCTCCCTGGACCGCCCGGCCGGCACGCTGTCCGGCGGTGAGGCCCAACGCACCAAGATGATCAGGCACCTCGGTTCGTCGCTGACCGATGTCACCTACGTCTTCGACGAACCGACGATCGGCCTGCACCCCCACGACATCCAACGGATGAACAACCTGTTGCTCCGGCTGCGCGACAAGGGCAACACGGTGCTGATGGTGGAGCACAAGCCGGAGGCGATCGCGATCGCCGATCGGGTGGTCGACCTCGGTCCCGGAGCGGGCTCCGGCGGTGGCGAGGTGGTGTTCGAAGGCAGCGTCGATGATCTTCGGACCAGTGAAACACTGACCGGCCGGCACCTGGATGATCGTGCGTCGCTGAAGGCGTCGGTGCGGACCGCGGACGGTGCGCTCGAGGTGCGCGGTGCCGACACCCACAACCTGACCGGCGTCGACGTCGACATCCCGCTCGGCGTGCTGGTGGTGGTGACCGGTGTCGCCGGGTCGGGGAAGAGTTCGTTGATCAACGGCTCGGTGTCCGGACGGGACGGCGTGGTGACGGTCGACCAGAGCGCGATCCGGGGGTCGCGACGTAGCAATCCGGCGACGTACACCGGTCTGTTGGATCCGATCCGGAAGGCGTTCGCCAAGGCCAACGGTGTCAAGCCCGCCCTGTTCAGCGCCAACTCCGAAGGTGCCTGCCCGACCTGCAACGGCGCCGGGGTGATCTACACCGATCTGGCGATGATGGCCGGGGTCGCCACCACCTGCGAGGAGTGCGAGGGCAAGCGGTTCGGGGCGTCGGTGCTGGAATACCACCTGGCCGACAAGGACATCAGCGAGGTGCTGGCGATGTCGGTCACGCAGGCACTGGAGTTCTTCGCCGACGGCGATTCCAAGGTCCCTGCGGCGCACCGGATCCTGGAACGGATGGCCGACGTCGGCCTCGGCTATCTCACCCTCGGCCAGCCGCTGACCACGCTGTCCGGCGGCGAACGGCAGCGGATCAAGCTGGCGACCCAAATGGGCGACAAGGGCGGCGTCTACGTCCTGGACGAGCCCACGACCGGGCTGCACCTGGCCGACGTCGAACAGCTCCTCGGCCTGCTGGACCGGCTGGTCGACACCGGCAAGTCGGTGATCGTGATCGAGCACCATCAGGCCGTGATGGCACACGCCGACTGGATCATCGATCTCGGTCCCGGCGCCGGTCATGACGGTGGCCGAATCGTCTTCGAAGGCACCCCGGCCGATCTGATCTCCGACCGGTCCACTCTGACCGGTGAGCATCTGGCGTCCTATGTCGGAGCGTGAGCCGGCCACATCGGCCTGTCCTTGTCCCGTTGGTGACCGCGGATTCTCGGCTCGCCACGGCGCCCGGGATCCTTTGTCCTGTAGAGGTTCTCCGAACCGTGCCAGACTCTGAACCATGAAGTACGTACTGCTGATGTGCGACGACGAGCAGGACCCGCCGAGCAACGAGGACCTGGCGGTCGATCCGGTGCATCAGGCGTGGGCGGCGGATCTGGAGCGGCGGGGCGTCGAACTGTTCGGAGCCCGGCTGCGTTCATCCGCGGACGCGACCACGGTCCGCAGCAGGCAGGGCGAGACGTTGATCTCCGACGGCCCGTTCGCCGAGACGAAGGACTTCGTCGGCGGCATCGTCGGCATCGACTGCGCCGATCTCGACGAGGCGATCGCGATCGCGTCGGGTCATCCGTACGCGCGGCGGGGGAGTGTCGAGATCCGCCCGGTCTGGGAATGACGCCGCCCGGCGGGTCGGACGACGAAGCCGTCCGGGATGCGGTCGCCGCCGCCTACCGCGACGAGTGGGGACAGGTGGTCGCCACCGTGATCGGGCTGACCCGGGATTGGGACCTGGCCGAGGACTGCGCCCAGGAAGCGTTCGCCAGTGCCCTGGTCGCCTGGCGGCGGGACGGTGTGCCGCGGCGTCCGGGCGCTTGGCTGACCACGACGGCCCGGAATCGGGCGACCGATCGGCTCCGCCGGGACCAATCCGGTCGGGCCAAGCTCCGTCAGCTGGCCGTACTGGCCCGGGACCGGTCCGATGACCAGCCGACGTTGGAGGAGATTCCCGACGAACGACTGGAGTTGATCTTCACCTGTTGCCACCCGGCGCTGCCGTTCGAGGCCAGGGTCGCGCTCACCCTGCGAACCCTCGCCGGGTTGAGCACGGTCGAGATCGCCAAGGCGTTCCTCACCGCGGAATCGACCATGGCGCAGCGGATCGTCCGTGCCAAACGCAAGATCACCGAAGCCGGCATCCCGTATCGGGTGCCGCCGCCGGAGCTGCTCCCTGAACGCCTGGCGTCCGTCCTCGGCGTTCTGTATCTGATCTTCAACCAGGGCTACGACGAGGTCGACGGCAGGCGTGATCTGACCGCCGAGGCCATCCACCTGGTCCGGGTGCTGGCCGGTCTGATGCCGGACGAACCCGAGCCGCGAGGGTTGCTCGCCTTGATGTTGTTGTCCGAATCCCGACGGCCGACGCGGACCCGGGACGGTGTGCTGGTCACCTTGGAGGATCAGGATCGTACGCGTTGGGACACGGCCATGATCGGCGAAGGGATCATGATCCTGGACCAGGCACTCGAGCTCGACCGCCGCGGGCCGTATCAGGTCCAGGCGGCGATCGCGGCGTGCCATGCGACGGCGCCGGACATCGAGCACACCGACTGGCTGCAGATCGTCGCGTTGTACACCGAACTGGTCGCCCTGACCTCCTCGCCGGTCGTCGAGCTGAATCGTGCCGTCGCGGTCGCGATGGTCGACGGGCTGTCGGCCGGTCTGGCACTGGTGGCCGACCTCGAGGCGTCGGGTCGGCTCACCGGCTATCACCTGTTGCCCGCAACCCGGGCCGATCTGCTCCGCCGCGCCGGCCGGACCGATGAGGCACGGGCCGCCTACCGGGACGCTCTCGAACTGGCCCCGAGCGATGCCGAGCGCCGCTACCTGACCGGTCGTCTCGATCGACTCTGAGCCGGTTGTCGATCTGCTGGGACGGTCTTCGTCGGTGGGACGAAACCACCCACCAGACGGAGGGATCTCCGATGTGCCCCGAAATCATCAACGACCGGCAGATCATCAATGAACGGCGGGGCCCCAACACCCGTACCCGGCGGATCAGACGCCGACTCGTGTTGGTGCTGGCCTGTGCGGCGCAGGCGATGGTCGGCGTCGACATGGCGATCGTGAACGTGGCGTTGCCGTCGATCCAACGCGATCTCGGCATGTCCGAGGCGATGCTGCAGTGGGTCGTGGTCTCGTACGGGCTGCTGCTCGGCGGTTTCCTGTTGCTCGGTGGCCGGATGACCGATCGGTTCGGCCACCGCCGGATCCTGGTCGCCGGTCTGGCCGTGTTCACCGTCGCCTCGTTGGTGGCGGGCTGGTCGGCCGCGGCCGAGCAACTGATCGTCGCCCGCGCCGTTCAGGGGCTCGGCGCGGCGTTGATCACGCCGGCAGCGCTCTCGCTGCTGGCTGTGACCTTCGCCGAGGGAGCCGAACGCAATCGCGTGCTCGGCATCTTCGGAGCTGTCGGCGGCATCTCGGGCTCGATGGGTGTGGTGGCCAGCGGCCTGCTCGCCGCCGGTCCCGGATGGCGGTGGGCCTTTCTGATCAACGTCCCGGTCGGCGTGGTGTTGCTCGGCCTCGCCGTTCTGCTGCTGGCCGGAACGCGGCCGGACGCGACCCGGACGAGGCTCGATCTTCGCGGCGCGACGACCGTGACCGGTGGCCTGTTGCTACTGGTCTACGCGCTGCAGCGGGCGGCGACCGACGGCCGGTTCTCCGCAACGTCCCTGGTGTTCTTCGCCGCAGCCGTGGCGTTATTGGTGGCCTTCGTCCGGATCGAAGCCCGGTCACCTGCGCCGCTGGTGCCCCGATGGGTGATCGGCAACCGTCGGTTCGTCGCGGCCAACATCACCGCATTCCTCACCAACTCGGCGTTCCTGTCGTTCATCTTCGTCGGCTCGCTGTTGATGCAGCAGGGCCTCGGCTACGGGCCGACGCGAACCGGACTGTGCTGGCTGGCGACCACGGCCACGATCCTGCCGGTGGCGATGGCCGGTGGCAGGCTGGCCGCACGGGTGCGGGTGCGGCGGCTGCTGCTGGTCGGCTTGGCATTGCTCGCTCTCGCAGCGCTGTGGCTGACGCGGATCTCGGCCGATTCGGGCTATCTCGGCGGACTGCTGCCGGCATTCCTGCTGGCGGGCGTCGGCTTCGGGCTCTGTGGCCCGTCGTTGCAGATCGGTGCCCTGGCCGGTGTCACGCACGCGGATGCAGGATTGGCGTCGGGCCTGCTCGAGACGGTACGGGAGATCGGTGGGGCGGCCGGCGTCGCAGCGGTGACGGCGGTGCTGGTGTCCGGGCACGGCCTGACCGGCTTTCACACGGCGTTTGCGGTCGTCGCGCTGTGGGGGTTCGGCGCGCTGATCTGCGCCACGCTCGGCTTCGATCGCCGTCGGAGCCAGACCGACGAAGAAAAGTCTGACGGCGATGTCGATCTCGGGAACCTGCCTTCGTCGGTGGGGTGACCGGGTCAGAAAGGACCCGTCCAGCACTGACCACCGACAACCAAGGAACCATCATCATGATCAACTCACCAGGCCATACGCGCAGCACACCGGGCGACATCGGCAACACACCGGGCGATCCGAACGGCACATCGCCGACCGAAGGTCTGCCACCGGTGGTCGACCGGGCGACGTTCCAGTCCCGGTTGGATGAACTGCGGATCCGGGAGAAGGCGCACACCCGGGACGGCGACGAAATTGCGGCCGAACGCCGTCGGCTGCCGATGGTCGAGGTGCCGGCCGCAGCCGAGCTGATCGGCCCGGACGGGCCGGTGACGCTGCTGGACGCGTTCGAAGGGCGCAGCCAGCTGATCGCCTACTACTTCATGTGGCACCATGATCATTCCGCTGCCGACCAGTGCGAAGGATGCACCTGGTGCGGTGGCCACGTCCAGGAACTGTCCTACCTGCACTCCCGCGACATCAGCTTCGCCGTGCTCTGTCAGGGGCCGTACGAGCAGAGCCGCCGGTATCGCGACTTCATGGGCTGGCAGGCGCCGTGGTATTCGGCGCAACCAT
Protein-coding sequences here:
- a CDS encoding MFS transporter gives rise to the protein MASTAAPPTRTERLDRLPFTGAHRRLVGGAGIGWALDAMDVGIVSFVLAALAKQWALGTGQLSWLASIGFVGMALGAAFGGLLADRFGRRSVFALTLLVYGVATGASALAGGIAVLLVLRFIVGLGLGAELPVASTLVSEYAPARIRGRVIVILESFWAVGWIAAALIGYLVVPQSADGWRWAFAVGLLPAIYALFVRRGLPESVRFLERRNRHAEAEEAVRRFERSAGVDDSTTDDREQPPAAVRADPRVPIKALWTAGLRRRTIALWLTWFGVNFAYYGAFTWIPTLLVAGGFPMVKSFQYTLIITLAQLPGYAAAAYLIEKWGRRPVLITFLAGSALSAVAFGLSDQPALILASGIALSFFNLGAWGALYAVTPESYPTALRATGAGSATAFGRIASILAPLLVLPLHDVIGTPGVFGIFAVAFAVAMAGAALLTELKGRRLED
- a CDS encoding helix-turn-helix transcriptional regulator — translated: MPNSSDQQRLRDLALLRRVRDRIDREYAQPLDVEALARGVNLSAGHLSREFRRAYGESPYSYLMTRRIERAMALLRQGDLSVTDVCFAVGCSSLGTFSTRFAELVGMPPSVYQRQAGDVAEGLPACEAKKVTRPVRNREAPALLPPLP
- a CDS encoding VOC family protein: MDNRPLQITIDTTVLPHVDPEESLTFWRDVLGFEVRSDVGQGTMRWIVVGPVGQPDTSILLSPANADPGITEDERRTIAEMMAKGTYGWILLASKDVDADFDRIQAADAEVVQEPTDQPYGVRDCAFRDPAGNLVRLKQAG
- a CDS encoding ATP-binding cassette domain-containing protein — protein: MTDAAKKTSTSTVHQADSHDLIRVHGARVNNLKDISVEIPKRRLTAFTGVSGSGKSSLVFGTIAAESQRMINETYSAFVQGFMPRQDRPDVDVLDGLTTAIIVDQERMGADPRSTVGTATDTGAMLRILFSRLGEPHIGSAQAFSFNVASISGAGAVTIERGGQSIKERRDFAIVGGMCPRCEGRGSVSDFDLSALYDDTLSLNDGALTIPGYSMDGWYGRIFRGCGFFDPDKPIGKFSKREKDALLYKEPTRIKVEGINVTYEGLIPKITKSMLSKDRDAMQPHIRAFVDRAITFDTCPDCGGTRLSEAARSSKINGINIADACAMQISDLAAWVRELDDPSVAPLLTSLRETLDSFTEIGLGYLSLDRPAGTLSGGEAQRTKMIRHLGSSLTDVTYVFDEPTIGLHPHDIQRMNNLLLRLRDKGNTVLMVEHKPEAIAIADRVVDLGPGAGSGGGEVVFEGSVDDLRTSETLTGRHLDDRASLKASVRTADGALEVRGADTHNLTGVDVDIPLGVLVVVTGVAGSGKSSLINGSVSGRDGVVTVDQSAIRGSRRSNPATYTGLLDPIRKAFAKANGVKPALFSANSEGACPTCNGAGVIYTDLAMMAGVATTCEECEGKRFGASVLEYHLADKDISEVLAMSVTQALEFFADGDSKVPAAHRILERMADVGLGYLTLGQPLTTLSGGERQRIKLATQMGDKGGVYVLDEPTTGLHLADVEQLLGLLDRLVDTGKSVIVIEHHQAVMAHADWIIDLGPGAGHDGGRIVFEGTPADLISDRSTLTGEHLASYVGA
- a CDS encoding YciI family protein, which gives rise to MKYVLLMCDDEQDPPSNEDLAVDPVHQAWAADLERRGVELFGARLRSSADATTVRSRQGETLISDGPFAETKDFVGGIVGIDCADLDEAIAIASGHPYARRGSVEIRPVWE
- a CDS encoding RNA polymerase sigma factor — encoded protein: MTPPGGSDDEAVRDAVAAAYRDEWGQVVATVIGLTRDWDLAEDCAQEAFASALVAWRRDGVPRRPGAWLTTTARNRATDRLRRDQSGRAKLRQLAVLARDRSDDQPTLEEIPDERLELIFTCCHPALPFEARVALTLRTLAGLSTVEIAKAFLTAESTMAQRIVRAKRKITEAGIPYRVPPPELLPERLASVLGVLYLIFNQGYDEVDGRRDLTAEAIHLVRVLAGLMPDEPEPRGLLALMLLSESRRPTRTRDGVLVTLEDQDRTRWDTAMIGEGIMILDQALELDRRGPYQVQAAIAACHATAPDIEHTDWLQIVALYTELVALTSSPVVELNRAVAVAMVDGLSAGLALVADLEASGRLTGYHLLPATRADLLRRAGRTDEARAAYRDALELAPSDAERRYLTGRLDRL
- a CDS encoding MFS transporter; its protein translation is MCPEIINDRQIINERRGPNTRTRRIRRRLVLVLACAAQAMVGVDMAIVNVALPSIQRDLGMSEAMLQWVVVSYGLLLGGFLLLGGRMTDRFGHRRILVAGLAVFTVASLVAGWSAAAEQLIVARAVQGLGAALITPAALSLLAVTFAEGAERNRVLGIFGAVGGISGSMGVVASGLLAAGPGWRWAFLINVPVGVVLLGLAVLLLAGTRPDATRTRLDLRGATTVTGGLLLLVYALQRAATDGRFSATSLVFFAAAVALLVAFVRIEARSPAPLVPRWVIGNRRFVAANITAFLTNSAFLSFIFVGSLLMQQGLGYGPTRTGLCWLATTATILPVAMAGGRLAARVRVRRLLLVGLALLALAALWLTRISADSGYLGGLLPAFLLAGVGFGLCGPSLQIGALAGVTHADAGLASGLLETVREIGGAAGVAAVTAVLVSGHGLTGFHTAFAVVALWGFGALICATLGFDRRRSQTDEEKSDGDVDLGNLPSSVG
- a CDS encoding DUF899 family protein, which gives rise to MINSPGHTRSTPGDIGNTPGDPNGTSPTEGLPPVVDRATFQSRLDELRIREKAHTRDGDEIAAERRRLPMVEVPAAAELIGPDGPVTLLDAFEGRSQLIAYYFMWHHDHSAADQCEGCTWCGGHVQELSYLHSRDISFAVLCQGPYEQSRRYRDFMGWQAPWYSAQPSVDTLLAGRQVGLFHLVCYVRDGDRVFETYWTTGRGAEVMEYSYALMDLTVHGRQESWQDVPAGWPQPWPIDGKLLSENGRPLSQWSRLAAGHSDDLDQSDRQRQNG